The sequence below is a genomic window from Tubulanus polymorphus chromosome 1, tnTubPoly1.2, whole genome shotgun sequence.
TGAGTAATTCAGAACTTTCAGATTTAATGAATAGACTTCTTATGTTGATATCATTAACAAGGCATACCTTTTGAGCTGTGTCATGTTTTTTACATCATCGTCATCCCAATCAGTATCGAATCTTTCCGCGTGAATAAAcaaattagaaaatgttatcaacTCGTTTTCCATGTAAACCAGGCGTCTATTTAACATTTCAGACGGCGCAATTTCTACCGACTGGCTCATCTGACTAACACACATTAGTATTAATCCGACCGCGACTGGCAACAAAACGAATTGTCGAAAGTCTTTCGccatttttgatgaaacaaaaaAAGGTTCGACCCCGCAGCGATTTTACGTGTACGGGAGTGCTACGTGTCCATAGGCTGTACGGGAATATGAAACTACTGGCTGATTGATTTTAGTCGTGGCTTTAGTCGTGATTTGGTGACAGATGCTGTTGAACAGAAATCGTCGTCACCACATGTGCCATTGAGATATTGACGAAGTACCATATTTCGATGTCATGCGTGTATTAATCTGCTCTTTGTTTCCAGATCTGATAACCGAGTGCTCATTATCGTTCAGGTCCCAATATCAACCTTTAGGGACGTCAAATGGGCGTTCAATGGATGTTAGAATTTAAGATTAAATGCAAATGCGCCCAAACTAAAAATCCAGTAAATTTTGTATTCAGTCTGGTTTTTGTTATAGAAACTATAAATCCAGTGTATAATTTTGTATTTCAGTcttgtttttttgttgtagaAACTACAAAtccagtatatatatattttgtattttagtcGGGTTTTTATAGACAAATatacaaaagaaaaaagtCATGAATCTCCGTCTATGAAATTCCAAAGCAAATCTTGAACAAACAGCTCTTCTTATCTGCTTGTTTCGCCTGAAAAAAGTCTATTTGCCCGAACAATATTTGCTCAAGTCGAGTCTGAATTCGTTGTcttgaaaatgattaaaagaacaCATCTGAAATGAAAACCCTGGGAAATCGGATTATTGGTAGACAATTACACCTGCGATTTTCCACTGTCGCGTGTCGTTGTATAGGTTGTTATATTAGGAGACATTAAGCGGAGTACTGTCGCAGTATTGCAGTGCTAGTGCTGTTTGAAGAACCGGTATCCATAAACAAACCCTCTGTTTCTAACGAGATGGCTGCCGCCCAAACTAGAAATTGATTGAAGCCTGACACGATTCGATTCTGATAATACTACTTCGATTATCTGAGGTTAGTGATTTAACGAATTTTCGATCAGTTATTAGTTCGgtttataaatgaattaccggtatatcgGCAGTCAATCAATTGATAATTGTACATACATAACGTTAATATTGCTGACAAACACCCCTTGATATATCGTGGGAAAACCCTTTGAATAATTCTGCTATATTGCTTTGTAATGGTTTTAGATGAATGTTAATTGCATGTCTGAAGACTTGATTACTGGAACTCGATATAGTGAGGACAAATGACTGATCATATCTTGTACAAAATTGATTCTATTCCAGACATCGATGGGAAAATGTCTGTGTACGACAGAAGTCGAGCCATGGAGGAGAGACAAAAACGGAATGCTTTACAAGTTAGAATGAAAAATGTGCAAGAAAAACGTTGTTTAGACGAAAAagtccaaaaaatgaattcggATCTCGAAAAGCAGGTTTTTTTAATTAACAAGAGTATGTTCAATATCAGGTACGATATGAAAGATATGTCGGAAATACCTAGCAGCATTTTTGATGATATACCGCGTGATAAAGGTGCAGTTTTGAATAATTCGTCGAAGAAAACGAAGAAAAATAGAAGGAAATCGGATTTTCCGAAAGATGATGACGTTTTAACGCAAGTACAGATTGTTGCGGAAGATGAAGTGGaatgtaaaatgaaaaatggcttTTCACAAGAATCTACGAAAATATTGGACGGTGTTTCGGAGGTTGTCGAGGAGGGCGTGTGCAAATATAAAGCTTTCGACCCAAACCATACGTGTTCGTACTTTCCGTGTAAAAAACCTGAAACATATTCGCATATATCTGACATCCTAGCGAATTCACGAACGCCAGATGACGACATATTGCTAGGACAACCGGCGTATATGAGCAACAATAAGCTAAACGACACGCGAATAAAAGAGAAAGCGTTGAGGAGTATGATTAAAGAAATGAGACTGAAAAACCAGGCTAATAAACCTGTAGATAGATGTACTAATTACGGGACTCCGATATCGTTTAGGAAAATGACGACTGTAGCGAGACCATCAGTTAGCGAGTGAATTCAATCCAGTTACCAGGATATAGTCCTTTCCCCGATATTTGACAACTTATTTGGAATCGCGTGGTAAATATTCCTTAATTTACTGtgctgatgattttgataagaagGAAAATAAGAAGTGTCATTTATGAATGAAGTCAGTTCCTTACATCAGCGAGGTATAGTTTTCCCGAATTAAATGACGATTTAGTGCCATTTGATATTGCATAGTTAGTTACTGTTCAAATCGATCTGTTGATGTTGTTCATAATGAAGGGAATAAACAACCGAAATTGTTAATGAGTAAAAACCCAGTTAATGTCAGTCTACCCAAACTGAAATTGTACCTCACATGCGTATCAAAGACAAAGCTCTTTTCACTTTGCTCATTCGCTGTTGCTAATGGTactaaagataaaataaaacaaacaaatattacttatgaaatatgatttatgaaattttattatttataatcagcacaaaaaatcatttgaatcatggacaaatacaaataaaatcctTAAATTATAAAGGGGTACGTATTCGGTTACACTTGTATCATATAAATCCGATTGCATtataattaaaattaaaaaaaaaactacttaCGTTGAAAAATAGCATATGGCTTAAAAAGACTTTCATACAATCTTAAGTAAATTTAGAATAGTTAAGATATTTACATTGATTTTCATTGCATAACGAATACATATTTCAATTAGAACATGTTGTTTTTAATAGGATTCAGTTTAAATAAATGCATTTCCAGTTGTCTATATGTGGCAGTACATATTGAAACATTTAGCACCGATTTATAATAAAACAATAGCCCATGCGTACATTAATTTCTAATatctatttacatattttatctaaaaaagaaaatcttatGATCTTTTGAAAATGTGATCGAAGTAGTGCAATACATTCTAATTACATGATGAGACTGAAGCGACTATGGAGAGTATGTTGATGATAGTTTATGATAGTTGGCCAGCAGCGTGACACGAAGCACAGCAGAATTTCGAGAAGTATTCATTATAGTTGCACAGTTTAGCACGAACGATAAGAGCACAGTTGGCGAATCTAGGCATATCCGTGCAGTCATCGGGCAATGCTGATTCTGAAATGAGAACATGATTATCTGGAGTTAAATCTTGtttcatttaatcaattgTGGTAGCAATGGGAACCTTATATCACCAACCACCAATTACCAATATAACATTCTGCTTAAGATAGCTTTagatatatcaaaaatatgaaacccatATGAAACAAATATGAAACTAGATACTATGGGTAAGATTTGCTTACTTACATATTCTTATTTATCTACTTATTAACTTACATacttattgatttatttacttataaaTTCATCAACGTATAACTGAGCTTGCTTTTCTGGATTAACAATTAAGTTTGCCAGTACTTACTATCTTTCTCAACTTGAAATGAAGTGACAGTTTCGAGCGTCTCCAAGCTGTTCGACACTTTGCAAGTGTAATCACCAGCATCGTCTTCTGTGACGTTGTAGAGATTGATAACACCTCGAGACGACTGAACCAGAGTTGTCACGTCTCCTTCGCTATTCATCCTATACCAGGTTATCTCCGGAACCGGATAACCAGTCACGTTACAGGTCAACGTAACTTCGGAACCTTCGACGTACGAGGTATTGTGGACACCGATGAATGCATGAAGCGGAGCTGAAATACAGATAGTATTGAGTATCGCATAAGAATCGATATCGCTTTAACATACGAAAATAACAAATGACTCGCATACCTGAAACTGTTAGTGAAACTAATTGTCTCTGCACTTCGCCAACTCCGTTATAAGCTTCACATATGTATTCACCTTCATCGTCGACTTCTACGCTTTGTATCTTAAGAGAGTTATTCGCTAATTTGTAAACCCGCTCTCCCCATTTACCAGAGACTGTCTGATAGTTGTGTAACCATCGTATTTGTGGTCGTGGAACGCCACTAGCCGGGCAATCTAATACGACTCTATTACGCGGTGCGGCTGATAGTGTCAACTGCATTTCACCGATCTTTGTGGGTACTGTGACAAAAGACAGAAAACAGGAAATTTCGTAATGTTTACAGCTCCAAAAGGAATAAGCAGCGATACTATACTAATCTATGAAAACCTAGGTCAAGTTTACATTAAGCAAATTATTTCAGTCTTAATGTACGTACCTTGAACGATGAGTCCGATGTTCTTCGTATCAGGTTTACCCACACCATTAGCCGCCCTGCATGTGTAGAATCCTGCGTCCGATGTGCTTACTTCAGATATTTGCAGAGATCCACCTTTCAGTTTCTTGTAATAACTACCTGTCATCATTACTATcggaatactgaaataaagaaatcgaaaattaaaGTGATCAGAAACCCGAAACCCGACTTCTAAAATTATTATAAGATTCTACTTACCCGTCTTTGTACCAAGTGATCATAGGTCTCGGGGCTCCAATCGCCTGACATGGTAATACTACCACTTGATTCATTACTGTTAGGATACTTTTTTCTGTCTCTGATATGATAGTAGGGGCTTTTTCTGGGGAAAggttgaaaataaaagaaagacGTTTTTAGTCCTATGGATTGAGTAAGTTGATGAGTAATCATCAGTCTTTCTTAGATACCTGGACAGCCACGTAGATTATATCCGCTAGCAGCAGTTTTTCCATCCAAACAACATCCATAGATTGACCTCTTACAGATCTCTTGTTCTTCCACTTGCCGGGTGAGATTCTCTGTTTGAAATATAGCAAAAAATTGATTCAGTTATTagcttttagaaaatatatttcatttacttcagaacctgaaaatacttaCTTATCATGAGAGAAGGCATGCAAACATTTCCACATCCATTCGAACAACATTTTCCATCTCCAGCGCATTCTGCATCGCTCAAACACAGCAAAGCACACATACCCACATTATCAGCTTCTAATGGAGGACATTTTCCTGGTTTTACCTCTGAAAAGGAATTTACAGTCATAAGTTAAACTATCCGCTTTTAACTTACAGAACATGGTACAGAACACACAAAATACAGAACTTAAACCTAAAGAATATTCCAAAATTCTTCACATATTACGATGGTACATGTAGTTGACTAATTTTCAAAGTGGCGCCAGCataaattttgtaataacCATCATACAGCAACTTACTCAATCTACAAACAGCCTTCGGAGCAGGACATGGTTCCTTAAgacattgatatatttctacaGCACATTGTTCGTTGTGGTGACAGACTACAGTGGAACATGGGTCATGACATCTGCAAGTGTTACATCCTTCTTCCTGTACATAGCCATATGGACAAAGCATATTGCACTCAAGAGTAGGACACGGTGCTGAAAAACAGTGTCATAGAAAATTTCATCCAGTAAGTTGAAGTCAACTTAAACTTGGAAAATCTTAGTTCTTAGCAAAACAAATATATTATCCAATCTATACCTGTAGTTGATATACCATTTTTGGGGATAGACCGAGATTGGCATGACTTGCGACATTCTCTTTCTGACATAAATCTGTTCTTGTTTCCATGGCAGCCTCCAAacatgaactgtttacaaatacCAGACCTCGCATCGAAGTACCACCTCGGAATATATTTGTGACACGGACCAATTGCTTTCGGAAGTTGGCAAACATCTACCGCAAAATGAAAGGTTTTTGTCagaaattttacaaaaatattctacaagTGAAGGTAAATTCGTGATAAAATTACCTGTTATATGCTGGCTAGCGCATGAAGTTCGACATTCTTTGTAAGTTTTAAATTGGTTTCCATTGCCATTACATCCAGTATAGTTGAATTCCTCACAAATTCCTGACATGTAATTAAAGTACCACCTCGGCAATGATTCTCCACAGGTACCAGCTGACATGGGTAGATGACAAATGTctgtaaaatgaaatttcaaggaaTGCCTTAGAAAATCTAGTAGGATTGACCAAATCATTTCAACGCTGTGAAATTTACCTTGAATAACAGGAACAAGACTATCGTCTGCTAAGCAAGCGACTGAACATTCAGCTTCCGTTTGGAAACGATTTTCATTTCCCGGGCAGCCACCATAGAAGAACTTCTTGCAGCTTTTTGTTGAGTGATCATGGTACCATCTGATAAGTAAGGCTTTGCATGGGCCAGGATCTTTCGGTAGGTGACAAATTTCAGCCACTAAAGGCGAAACAAAGATTATGAATGGTTACAGAATACAGGTATCagaataatgttttaaaagtAAAAAGTGTGTTTActcacattttttttttcgttccaCACATATTTGTTTACATTCATCAACTGTGTCGAAGATATTGGCATTTCCTTGACAACCGCCATAAGTAAACTGTTTACAAGTCTGGTCCACCCTATCGTAATACCATCGTGCGAGCGTCCCATCGCATGGTCCCGAATCAACCGATTCAGAGCACAAATCAAACGCTGAAATTGATTAATGCACcggtttattttcatctaaatcTGTTGATAACCATGTGTTATCAATCGCAGTCTAAATATTCTTACCCAATAGACCAGTTGAGGTTTTGTTATTCGGAATATCTAACGTTGATGTTACCAAGTCTGGTGCTGATGTCGTTGAACTCAAACACTTCTGTTCACATTCCTGCCACGATGAAAATCGGTTCTTGTTGCCACCGCACCCGCTGTACAAGAATCTGCGACAAGTTTTACCGGAATCATCAAAATACCACGCCGGATGGAAGCCATTACATGGGCCTTCATCTCGTCTAAGCGTACATATatcttgaaaaaaagaaaattcatgtAAGTCAATTTGATCAAATATTCATGGCATGTTTCAGGATAATTCATACAACAGTCAACACAAACCTTGAAGAGTAGTAGATACAGCAGGCGGCTCTGGAGTAGTGGGAATGCTCAGTGTGCTGATTTCCACTGTTGGACACATTGTTTTACATTGTTCCTCAGTGAAGAATCTTTAAACAATTAcacaattagttacaaatATGAAACAAAACGCTTAAGACTAAAACATAGGCAAACAAATGTCTACCTGTTAGCATTACCACTACAGCCTCCATATTGAAACTGTTTACATCGTCCTTCAATGCGATCAAAATACCATCTTCGAAGTTGCCCGATACATGGACCAGGTTCGACTTTTAACGTACAAATAGCATCTTGAGTGGCTGGAATAGTGCATAGTATGATAATTACCcggtattgtttttttaaattttatgttACGTAAcataattttcaaacttttatGGAAAACGACAGGAAATTTAGACGTATGTACAAACCTGGTTTAGTATTCAAGTCTTCGACTCCACAGCGATGTTTACAATCGGTCTCTGTCTCGAAATTGTTTCCATTTCCGCCACATCCGCCGTACGTGAACTTCACGCATTTACTTTGCGCGTGATCATATAACCAGCGACGAAGGTATGCTCGACACGGACCGGTCTGCTCTGGTAATTTACATACATCTAAAACAATTGAGAAAATCATtgacacaaaatataaatcagATTGAGAGAAAAATACTGGAATTGTTACTGGTAGATTTTTTCTTTACCTTTTGATGGTTTACATTCATTTTCACAGATGtcttttgaattgaaattgttgtCATTTCCTCCACAGCCTCCGTAATTAAATGGCTGGCATTCCTTGATTTCAGCATTATAAAACCATTGTTTGTACGTCTCCGTACATGGACCTTCTTCCATGGGTAGATCGCAAATGGCTGAAGAAAACATGAGATGTGTTTGCTAgtttttcacattttgaaataacatCACTCCTGTAACTCTTACCCGATGTATCATTATCCATTTTCCTTTCTTCTCTACCACATCGATTTTCGCATTCACTCAAAGAGAAGAACTGATTGGCATTACCCTTGCATCCACTGTATGAAAATTCCTCGCACTTACTGCTGATTTGGTCGTAGTACCAACGTTTGAAACTGCCTTTACATGGACCAGAGACTTTTGGTAAAGTGCAAGCATCTAGATGGTGTAGAAATACATTTGGTTTAACACAGATACCGATACGCACAAATACAGATATGCCCTGAATGTTCCTTCTTACCTTGTTGTTTTGGTAGAACGCATCTTTTTTCACAGTCGTCAGAAGCTTCAAAGCGATTATCATTACCATTACATCCACTGTACCTAAACAGTTCACATGAGCCTGTATCCGAATCATAGAAATAACTAGGAATACTGTTCTTGCAATCGCCGATCTTCGGTGGCAAGTGGcaaatatctaaaacaagaaaattatgattaatcCGTTTAATATAATGATTTGGAATAGACCAAAGGAGCGATATGCTATTCTATAGGAAACTAAGACCTAAGATTTACTTACCAATACCTTCCGGGTGTAGACAACTCGACTGACACTCAAGTTTACCAGGGAACCTGTTGAGATTTCCTTCACATCCACCATACCAAAATCGTGTGCAGTCCCCATAGTACATGTCGTAATACCACATGACTGAGAAATTACGACAAGGACCAGTTTGACTCGGTAATCCGCATATATCTACAGTTGACAATAATTAGATTAGATTCAAGGCCACAATAAAGGCTTTAGCACATAGAGAAAGTCAAAACTCACCTCCTAAAGATGCTACGCCAGGGCATCCTACATAATTGGGTCCATCAGCAGCTTGGTCTAAACCAGGACAGCAACCAAACTCTTGAATTTTACAGTCTCCACCGCAGTCTTTATAATTGGGACCAGCAGCTGCAGTTTGTCCATCCATACAGCAACCAAACTGTGATTTCAAACATGCAGGCTCATTTTCATTGGCACAACCTTCATATTCGTACCCTTGAGCTGGAGTTTCACCATCAAGACAGCATCCATATAGTGAAGTAATGCATGTCTCCATCACTACTACAAATGAACTacaacctgaaaatataaatgattgaaaaatagACCCATTTACAATCTAATTGTATTTAATCTTGAAAATTTATTGTGCTGACATAAGACTTACCTTCCATTAGAGGACCGAGGGCTGTTGTAAATCCATCATCACAACATCCAAATGCAGTATTGAAGCACTCAGGTTCAGTTATGATCTCTGGCAAACATCCTTCTTGTTCTAACCCAAGAGCTACATCAATGCCATTTGGACAGCAGCCGAACAGTGATTTAGAACAGTCAATTACTGGCATCAGACTGGTGGTATTGCTAGTGGGTATTGGAGTTGTAACGGCATCAGTGACTATCATAGAAGTAAGATTGTCTGCTCCCATAACTGACAAATTAGTAGTAGCAGTCAAATGGATATCAGTTTGATTCAAGGCTGAATCTTCATCAAAGGGCCAAATAGTACTGTTTGTTTGTGCTTCCCACGATGAAGTCTTATTAACTTTTAGCGTATGTGTAAAATTAACTAGCGCAGTTGATTcaatagtagtagtagtagtagtggtagtagtagtagtagtagtagtagtagtattGAATTGACTGGAGGTAGAATTTGGTTGACCAATACTGAAATCATTTGTACCATTGTCTGGATCGAAAATAGTTGTTGGTACAATGTTTATAGATACATTCTTCtgaatttctgtagtattcgCATCACTAACATTAGCAAATATTGAATCCACATTTAGTCTTCTGTTACAGTcagttttattatctaatgaacaatTTACTTCTCCTAAACCAAAATTTATATCGAAACCTTCACTGGATGATGTGGGGTTTAGGCTTGTTTCATAATGTTGAGAGATATCGCTGACATTTGTCATTTGAGATGTTTGCTTGGCAGTTGTAACTGGAATACTTTCATTCTGAAAACCTCGGGTTGAATCAGTGAATGTTTCATTTCCAAAACTTAAGAGTGAGGTGTTCATAGCTGGCAAAATACTTTCAGAGACATTGTATAGACTCGATGCGTTCACATCGATAAAAGGTGCGGTCAAATTAAATTCCAACTTAGTCGAATTTTCTCCAAAAGGATCAGATTTGAGagtaacattttcatttgttgttgaaTTCTTCAACACCTCATCATTTGTTGCATTCCGAGCCACATTTTCATCAAAGACAGTCAAATTTGGACATCCAAAATGTAACGGCCCCAGAGCTGTTGTATTACCATCCAAACAGCAGCCATACTTAGTGTTGTTACAATCaactatgaatatttttggaGTAATGGTTGTCTTAATTGCTGCAGTTTGGTTCAAGATATCACTAAAATTGACAGCTTGGTAAATCTCGCCAGTAACATTATATACTTCAAACGTGCCATTTCCAGTTTCAACATTTCGACTTCCATTGCTATCTACAAGTATAGTTCTATTTTCATAATGTTCTGTACATCCATGTCTGTTTGGACCACTCGCCCAAGTAACTCCATCATGGcaacaaccgtaaatcgaatCCGTGCAATTCATTAATTCGGCAGTACTATCACAACCTTCCATGTTAATGCCTGAAGCGAGTGTAAACCCATCCAAACAGCATCCAAATTTGCTATCTTCACAAGACATTAGACCAGATGCCTCTTCACCTTCATCAACCTCAATTATGATCTCACCATCACATCCGGTGCCATTTGGTCCTGAAATAAGCAGAATTTCCCATACATTTCTTTATTCAATGCTTCTAAGACCCTAAGATTTCCAAATAATTTACCTTTAGCTTCTGTAAAGCCATCAGGACAACAACCATATTCAGAACTCATACATATAGCATCACTTTCATCAATTGCTTCATTCTGATTATCAATATGAAAACAAGCATCGTTTAGTTGAGTTGCAGGGGTCGTACCATCTGCACAGCAACCATAGTCTGTATACTGGCAGGGCACTAAGTCTGGGCATCCATGACCATTTAAACCTGAAGGAGTTTGTCCATCTGAACAGCAACCATATTCAGTGTCCTGATACAAGATACAGAAATACATTTCAATACTGTTTACACCTTGGTTTTTGAAGATTTTCAAAGTACTTTCAAGAAAATATCACTTACATTACAGGAATAAGCTGGGCAATTTTGATTAAATGGCCCTTGTGCAAACGTTTTTTCATCCAAGCAGCATCCGTACTCGGATGTGTGGCAAGATGTTTGCAGCTTAGTTTTAATGTCAGGGCAGCCGTAGAAGTCATCTCCGAGAGCAGCTGTTTTCCCATCTAGACAACAACCATGTAGACTATTCATGCATCCTCCAATCATGATCAGATCATCTGAACATTAAAAACAGCATACATTACTAGTCATTATCTAATTGACATTAGCTCATGACATTGGGTGCTCTTGATTCTAACATtctaaatatgaaaataaatctaaaagatatttgTCAAATACATTACCTTCATCACAAGCCTGTTCATTGCATGAATGTTTTGAGTACATACGACGGTGAAATTTACATCTACTTCGATGCACAACTTTCGTTTCATGAATACACATAATAGTTCGTGATTGATGGCCTCCTCCACACGATGCTGAACACTAGAATTTAAAACAGATTCCAGAAATCACTAGATCGGAAACTAATCAAAAGGATATGTTCAAGAGTTTAGGAATAGATACCTTGTTCCATGGACCAGCATACCAGCCTGGATCACATGCTGGATTGTCACATTTTTGTTCAATGTTCAATTTTTTGTCTGCTGAACAAGCGCTGTTAGGAAGCCGTATAAATTTCTGACCTTCGATTGATATGCAGACAACATTTCTTAGCTGTACTCCACTACCACATGTAACTGAGCACTAAAACATAGCAGATACAAGAATTAGTTGAATAAATGTTATTAAAAGTGGGAATATGTGTACATAGAAATACTTACCGGGCTCCATTCTGAGGCATACCAAACACCTTTACATTTGCCACTTTCTGGGTTCGTACAGGGACGTGATGTTTCGGGTTTCTGTTGTTTCACGCAACGACTGTCTGGTTGTTGAGATCCTGTTTTACTTATACATATCACTTCTCTCGACTGGACAGCTGAACCACAAGTTCCATAACACTTGCAAAGAAATAATGGTCAATTATCATATGTTATATCTTCATTCAATGACCATGATcggaatttgtaaatatacGTACATCTGACCACTCAGTAGCAGCCCATTCAACTCCTTCACATGGCCGCGCTTCACATTTTCTAACCATTTCTGGTTTTATGCTCATATCACAGCTATCGTTTGAAAGTATTCTTAGCGTTGAATTATTGATTACTGGATTGCGACAGACAACAACTCTTGATTGAATACCACTCCCACAAGCAGTATTACACTAGAATGAAAAATGTTGCGACAATAACATATGTTTTTGTCATTTATGCACACATGTTTAGTGGTACATTAGTGGGTACATACCCTTGACCATGGTCCAACATCCCACGCAGGACATAAGACGTTGACGTTgcatttttgttgaaaaattggACGTGTTCCCTCAGTCTGTAGACAAATCTGATCTTGAACTGCCATCGCAATGCCAGCACGAACTTGCTCACAGAATATCTTTCGAAACTGATAGCCGCCATTACATGATTCCGAGCATTCTCCCCATGGACTTAAATTCCACCTATGCAAAACATAAAGATGCGCAATCCGGACTCCAAATTctaaacataatata
It includes:
- the LOC141915175 gene encoding uncharacterized protein LOC141915175 gives rise to the protein MSVYDRSRAMEERQKRNALQVRMKNVQEKRCLDEKVQKMNSDLEKQVFLINKSMFNIRYDMKDMSEIPSSIFDDIPRDKGAVLNNSSKKTKKNRRKSDFPKDDDVLTQVQIVAEDEVECKMKNGFSQESTKILDGVSEVVEEGVCKYKAFDPNHTCSYFPCKKPETYSHISDILANSRTPDDDILLGQPAYMSNNKLNDTRIKEKALRSMIKEMRLKNQANKPVDRCTNYGTPISFRKMTTVARPSVSE